DNA from Pseudoalteromonas marina:
TTGCTAAAGCTAATAATATTCCTGAGGACGTTTTAGCATCTAAAAAACAAGTTAATCAATTAATCAGCTGGAATTGGAAGTTGACGGCAGAGCAAAAAAAGACACACATAAAGCCAGATTTATTGAACTCTTGGCGTTATAGCTTTATTAAAGAAGCTTTAAAAGAGTGGGATACCTAAAAGGTTAATATTCTAGTAGTTGTTAGTTATAAAGAGGGCGCTTAACGCGCCCATTCTTCAATTATTTCTTTTCTTCGTCAGGTAAAGTTACGTTTAGCTCTAATACAGCTAAGTCGTCTTCATTCTGATCAAATTGTACCTGCACGGCATCACTATTAACGTTCACATATTTTCGAATTACATCCAAAATATCTTGTTTTAATTGTGGTAGGTATTCAGGTGTTCCACGCTGAGAACGTTCGTGTGCGACAATGATTTGCAATCGCTCTTTTGCAAGAGACGCACTGTTTTTCTTTTCTGAGCGGAAATAGTCAAGTAACGACACATTAGCCTCCAAAAATCCGTTTAAAAATGCCTTTTTTCTCTACATCTAAGAAGCGAAAATCGACGGTTTCACCAAGTAAGCGGTTTATGGCATCAGCATATGCTTGACCAGCATCTGATTCGCCATCCAATATTACCGGTTGACCTGAATTTGATGCACTCAATACTGCTTGTGACTCAGGAATAACACCTAACAAATCGATAGCTAATATGTCTTGTACATCTTCTACCGAAAGCATTTCACCTTTAGCAACACGCTCAGGGTTGTAGCGTGTTAATAATAGGTGTTCTTTGATATTTTCAAGGCCTTCTTCAGCGCGTTTAGATTTGCTATGCAAAATACCTAAAATACGGTCAGAATCTCGTACAGATGACACTTCTGGATTGGTGGTTACAATCGCTTCATCAGCAAAATACATTGCCATCATCGCACCCGCTTCAATTCCTGCTGGTGAATCACATACAATATAATCAAAGTCTTCTTTTAGCTCGTTTAAAACGCGTTCTACACCATCACGAGTTAGTGCATCTTTATCACGCGTTTGCGATGCTGGCAGTAAAAATAACTTCTCAACACGTTTGTCTTTGATAAGTGCTTGGTTTAGGTTTGCTTCACCGTTTATGACGTTTACAAAGTCATAAACAACGCGGCGCTCGCACCCCATAATTAAATCAAGGTTACGTAAACCGATGTCAAAATCGATAATAACCGTTTTGTAGCCTTTTAATGCTAAGCCTGTGCCTATTGCGGCACTTGATGTTGTTTTACCAACACCACCTTTACCCGAGGTAACGACAATTACTTTTGCCATGAGATTTATCCTTTAACCAAAGCTGAAATTTCTAATGATTCATTTTTTTGTTGTATTTGCACTGCACTGCCCCAAAACTCACCTTGTAGAGAGTCACTGATCCAGTAGTTGCCATTTATGGAAACAAGTTCTGCTTCTAGCTTTTGGCAAAATATATGTGCGTTTTCTAATCCTTTTGCGCCCGCTATTGCGCGACCACGAAGGGTTCCGTAAATATGTACGTTGCCATCTGCTATTACTTCTGCACCATGACTAACAGCACCTAATACAATAAGGTCGCGGTCTTTTGCATACACCTGTTGACCCGAGCGTACAGTACCGTTAATTATTTGTGCTGGAAGTATAATATTTTTTTCGACAATTGAAGTGTTTGGTTGCTTTTCAACGGGCTCTGCTTTTACGTCTTGCGAATAATTTAATACTGAAAAGCCAGCTTTTTTGGCATTTGCATGCTGCCCATCAGAGCCATTGCATACACCCACTGCGTTGAAGCTCATTCGTTCGATAAGTGACTTTAAATGAACAAAGTCTAAAGAACTGCTTTTTACTTCTTCTAAATTGACAACAATAGGGGCTCCTTCAAAAAAACGAGGGGCTTGGGCTATTTTTACGTACAATTGTTCTGCTAAAAGGTTTATATCAGCACTATAAAGATGTAAAACTGATAACGTAAAAAGATTCCCTTTTAACTCAAAAATTTGGTCCGACATACACGCTCAA
Protein-coding regions in this window:
- the minE gene encoding cell division topological specificity factor MinE, with amino-acid sequence MSLLDYFRSEKKNSASLAKERLQIIVAHERSQRGTPEYLPQLKQDILDVIRKYVNVNSDAVQVQFDQNEDDLAVLELNVTLPDEEKK
- the minD gene encoding septum site-determining protein MinD — translated: MAKVIVVTSGKGGVGKTTSSAAIGTGLALKGYKTVIIDFDIGLRNLDLIMGCERRVVYDFVNVINGEANLNQALIKDKRVEKLFLLPASQTRDKDALTRDGVERVLNELKEDFDYIVCDSPAGIEAGAMMAMYFADEAIVTTNPEVSSVRDSDRILGILHSKSKRAEEGLENIKEHLLLTRYNPERVAKGEMLSVEDVQDILAIDLLGVIPESQAVLSASNSGQPVILDGESDAGQAYADAINRLLGETVDFRFLDVEKKGIFKRIFGG
- the minC gene encoding septum site-determining protein MinC; the encoded protein is MSDQIFELKGNLFTLSVLHLYSADINLLAEQLYVKIAQAPRFFEGAPIVVNLEEVKSSSLDFVHLKSLIERMSFNAVGVCNGSDGQHANAKKAGFSVLNYSQDVKAEPVEKQPNTSIVEKNIILPAQIINGTVRSGQQVYAKDRDLIVLGAVSHGAEVIADGNVHIYGTLRGRAIAGAKGLENAHIFCQKLEAELVSINGNYWISDSLQGEFWGSAVQIQQKNESLEISALVKG